Genomic DNA from Thermoanaerobaculia bacterium:
CCTCGGCGCCGGCGCACAGGACGAACCCGAGCCTTCGCGCGAAATTGCCGTCGCGATCATCGGCCGGCCCAACGTCGGAAAGTCGTCGCTCTTGAACGCCCTCGTCGGATTCGAGCGCGCGATCGTCTCGGAAGTCGCGGGCACGACGCGCGACTCCCTCGACGCGCGGGTCGAGATCGGCGGGCGCGCGTTCCGCATCGTCGACACGGCCGGGATCCGGCGGAAGGGGAAGACCGAGCAGGGGCCGGAAGTGCTCTCGGTCGTCGCAGCGCGCAAGCGCCTCGACCGGTGCGACGTCGCGCTCGTCGTCTTCGACGCGGCGGAGGGGCCGACCTCCCAGGACTCGACCGTCGCCTCCTACGCGATCGAGAAGGGGAAGGGGATCGTCCTCGTCGCGAACAAGTGGGACCTCGCCGGCTCCGGCAGGATCGCGGAGGAGTTCCGGCGCGACGTGTACGACAAGTTCCCGTTCGCGCGGTTCGCTCCGATCCTCCTCGTCTCCGCAAAGACCGGCCGCGGGGTCGCGAAGCTCCCGGCCGAGATCGCGCGGATCGCGGCCAACCGCGAACGCCGGATTCCGACCTCGGTCTTGAACGAGTTCATCTCCCGGGAGACGAAGAATCGCACGTCGAAGGGCGCCTCGGGACGGACGCTCAAGATCTTCTACGCCTCGCAGACCGGGACCTCTCCGCCGTCGTTCTCGCTCGTCGCCTCCCGCGCCGAAAGCCTCTACTTTTCCGACGCGCGGCGCCTCGAGAATGCCCTCCGGAAGACCGCCGACTTCGAGGGCACGCCGATCGAGTTCAAGGTGTCGGCGAGACGCCAGACGGACGCTTCGGCGAGACGCCAGACGGATGCCACGGCGAGACGCCAGACGGACGCTTCGGCCAGACGCCAGACGGATGCCACGGCGCGCCGCCCGAGCGGCGACGGTGGTCTCCGGCACGGCGGCGACTCCGCGGAGCGGCACGGCGGGGACGCGGCACGCCGCCGCGTCCGGGCGAAGAGCCGCGGCCCGGGCGGCGGTTCTGCGTCCCGGAAGAGCGGCGGTCCGCGGAATCGCGGCAAACGCGGGTTAAAATAGCCGCGATGCCCGACCCCGCTCCCCGGAAGGACGCCTGGAAGACGGCCGAGGTCTGCAAGACGGCCGACGTCGCCCCCTACGTCCTCAAGTACTGGCTGACGGAATTTCCGGTTCTCTCGGCCGACAAGGACAAGGGACCGAACCGCCTCTTCACCGCGCGCGAGGTCGACATCATCTCCCGCATCCGGCAGCTCCTCTACGACGAGGGGTTCACGATCGCCGGCGCGAAGAAGAAGATCGACGCCGAGATCTCCGCCGGGAACTTCGACGGCGGAACGGCGAAGAAGAAGTCGGCGGCACCCCCGGCCCCCGCGCCGTCCGCCGCTCCGCGCGCCGCCGCTCCCGCCAACCCGGCGGCGGATCCGAAGAGGATCGCGCGCGAGCTGCGCGAGATCCTGAAGATGCTCAAGTCCTGACGACCCCGCCGGCGGCGGCGTCGGCCGCGAATCGCGAGTGGCGAGTCGAAAGTCCGGGGGCGAAAGCGGGAAGTTGCCGAGTCGCCGGGGCGCGGGCTCGAAGTCGAGCGGCGGATTTCTTCGTCATCGCGAGCACACCGAAGCGATCTCCCTCGGTTCTCCGCTGTATCCTTTTCGGTAACTTGACCAGCAGGGCTGTCTCATGACGTTCGCCCCAGGCGTCAAGCTCGGCCCTTACGAGATCCTGTCTCCGCTCGGAGCCGGCGGCATGGGGGAGGTCTACCGGGCGCGCGACACGCGCCTCGGGCGCGAGGTCGCGATCAAGGTCCTCCCGGAGAGCTTCGCGAGAGACGAGGATCGGCTGCTGCGTTTCGAACGCGAAGCCCGGGCCGCGTCCGCCCTGAACGACCCGCACATCGTCACCGTGTACGACGTCGGCCGCGAAGGGGAGACGCCGTTCTTCGTGTGCGAGCTCGTCGAAGGGAGCGATCTTCGGGCGCGCCTGGACGCCGGGCCTCTTGCGGCCCGCAAGGCGCTCGAGCTGGCCGCGCCGATCGCGTCGGGACTGGCCGCCGCGCACGAGAAGGGCATCGTCCACCGGGATCTGAAGCCCGAGAACGTGCTCATCACGAAGGCCGGCGTCCCGAAGATCTCCGACTTCGGCCTCGCGAAGCTGACGGAGCCGGCCGAGGGCGCGCAGTCGCAGATGCCGACGTCCGACGGCCATCGGACTTCCGCCGGCGTCGTGATGGGGACGGTCAGCTACATGTCGCCCGAGCAGGCGCGCGGCGCCGCGGTGGACTACCGCTCCGACCAGTTCTCGTTCGGCTCGATCCTTTACGAGATGCTCGCCGGGGCACCGGCGTTCCAGAAGGCGAGCTCGCCCGAGACCCTCGCGGCGATCATCCAGGAGGACCCCCCGCCGATCGCGGAGAAGGCGCCGGGCGTTCCGACCCCGCTCGCCTGGATCATCGAGCGGTGCCTGGCGAAGGCGCCGGAAGACCGCTACGTCTCGACCCGCGACCTCGCCCGCGATCTCGACGCCGTCCGGCAGCACCTTTCGGTCCCGGCATCGGCCGAAACCCGGGGAGCGCCGCCCGTCCCCCGCTCGCGGGGGCGAAGCGGCATCGCGAGGCTCGGGCTTCCCGCCGCCGCGCTCCTGCTCGGTTTCGCCGCCGCGTTCCTCGCGCTCCGCCGTCCGGCCGGCCGGGAATGGCCGGAGTTCCGGCGTCTGACGTTCCGACGCGGAACGGTCACCGCCGCGCGCTTTGCGCCCGACGGGCAGACGGTCGT
This window encodes:
- the der gene encoding ribosome biogenesis GTPase Der encodes the protein MSFRVAVVGRPNVGKSALFNRLLGRRRSLVHDLPGMTRDVIEEEVSLPDGRRFVVVDTGGFDPSDREAIPAAVRKRALEEIGRADFVLLVVDASAGVLPGDREAARVVRQAGKDCVVLANKIDRREGREGEPEAYALGFSEVIGVSAEHNLGIDELLDSVAVRLGAGAQDEPEPSREIAVAIIGRPNVGKSSLLNALVGFERAIVSEVAGTTRDSLDARVEIGGRAFRIVDTAGIRRKGKTEQGPEVLSVVAARKRLDRCDVALVVFDAAEGPTSQDSTVASYAIEKGKGIVLVANKWDLAGSGRIAEEFRRDVYDKFPFARFAPILLVSAKTGRGVAKLPAEIARIAANRERRIPTSVLNEFISRETKNRTSKGASGRTLKIFYASQTGTSPPSFSLVASRAESLYFSDARRLENALRKTADFEGTPIEFKVSARRQTDASARRQTDATARRQTDASARRQTDATARRPSGDGGLRHGGDSAERHGGDAARRRVRAKSRGPGGGSASRKSGGPRNRGKRGLK
- a CDS encoding MerR family transcriptional regulator; its protein translation is MPDPAPRKDAWKTAEVCKTADVAPYVLKYWLTEFPVLSADKDKGPNRLFTAREVDIISRIRQLLYDEGFTIAGAKKKIDAEISAGNFDGGTAKKKSAAPPAPAPSAAPRAAAPANPAADPKRIARELREILKMLKS